In Ostrea edulis chromosome 10, xbOstEdul1.1, whole genome shotgun sequence, one genomic interval encodes:
- the LOC130051086 gene encoding uncharacterized protein LOC130051086 gives MGPDLLFITLLGLTITVHGQTPSPEQPSITTFLPDLIPEDLPAPGTLPPPDDGVVEPTPLNTQPAVKEAKPTGGPLAGNMEIPTMDFEQSENSSQTSPVISVSPTADPLPGQPSTVVKSDEEPSETSPPRNNTLVDLQNVAKYIQDQIRELDSQLLALDTAYRTGQITRSTRDPNAVANRRRRRQFEGDLRTIQQEISRLVPQPQPSVLPPIVSRSAGSASPSYEALQEELFRIRVRERYILRQLQMLSARNARPLGRGRLPASRNVLLRRRPITRRLNFSNTRRLSRRRTLTGSVAEGNVPGSRMRLL, from the exons ATGGGTCCCGACTTGTTATTCATAACTCTTCTGGGTTTGACGATCACTGTTCATGGACAAACTCCATCGCCGGAACAACCATCGATAACAACCTTTTTACCAGATCTAATTCCTGAAGACTTACCAGCGCCGGGCACTTTACCACCACCCGACGATGGCGTAGTAGAACCGACGCCATTAAATACGCAGCCCGCTGTGAAAGAAGCTAAACCAACGGGCGGACCGCTAGCAGGGAATATGGAG ATACCTACGATGGACTTTGAGCAGTCAGAAAACTCTAGTCAAACCTCGCCGGTGATCAGTGTGTCTCCGACTGCTGACCCACTGCCAGGTCAACCGTCAACCGTAGTTAAATCTGATGAAGAGCCAAGTGAAACCAGCCCACCCAGAAACAATACACTGGTTGATCTTCAGAACGTGGCAAAATACATACAGGACCAGATCAGGGAATTAGATTCACAATTATTGGCATTAGATACCGCCTATCGTACTG GACAAATAACAAGATCAACAAGAGATCCGAACGCTGTTGCTAACAGAAGGAGGCGCCGCCAGTTCGAGGGCGATCTGAGAACCATCCAGCAAGAAATTAGTCGACTGGTACCTCAGCCACAACCATCAGTACTCCCCCCGATTGTTTCCCGTTCAGCTGGATCCGCCTCACCATCATACGAAGCACTTCAAGAAGAACTTTTCCGAATACGTGTGCGGGAAAGGTACATTCTCCGTCAATTACAGATGCTCTCGGCAAGAAATGCTCGACCCCTTGGGAGAGGTAGACTGCCCGCTTCAAGGAATGTATTACTAAGAAGACGACCCATTACAAGGCGACTAAATTTCAGCAACACGCGCCGACTTTCTCGTAGGAGAACTTTAACCGGAAGTGTAGCCGAAGGAAATGTGCCAGGTTCTCGAATGCGGCTTCTGTAA